The following coding sequences lie in one Monomorium pharaonis isolate MP-MQ-018 chromosome 1, ASM1337386v2, whole genome shotgun sequence genomic window:
- the LOC105836668 gene encoding ras-related protein Rab-27A, producing the protein MSYDYLVKFLALGNSGVGKTSFLYQYTDGTFNSRFISTVGIDFKEKRVIYQTANGRSQRVHLQLWDTAGQERFRSLTTAFYRDSMGFLLIFDLTNESSFLEVRNWLEQLRTHAYCDDPDIILCGNKSDLEDKRVVSEHKARALAERHGLVYLETSAATGQNVERAVEILLDRVMRRMEATVNKSPLPHQKALRCHERDTPPPRSSCYC; encoded by the exons ATGAGTTACGACTACCTGGTGAAGTTCCTGGCGCTCGGGAACTCGGGCGTCGGCAAGACGAGCTTCCTTTACCAGTACACGGATGGCACCTTCAACTCCCGTTTCATATCCACCGTGGGAATCGATTTTAAGGAGAAGCGAGTg ATATATCAAACGGCGAATGGCAGAAGCCAACGAGTACATTTGCAGCTCTGGGACACTGCCGGTCAAGAAAG GTTCAGAAGTCTAACCACCGCCTTTTACCGGGACTCTATGGGTTTCCTACTAATTTTTGATCTGACCAATGAATCGTCGTTCCTCGAAGTTAGAAACTGGCTGGAGCAGCTTAGG ACACACGCGTATTGCGATGACCCAGATATAATTCTTTGTGGCAATAAATCTGATCTTGAGGATAAACGCGTCGTCAGCGAACATAAAGCGCGAGCTCTTGCTGAGAGACACGG CTTGGTTTATCTGGAGACAAGTGCCGCGACCGGGCAAAATGTTGAGCGTGCCGTGGAAATTTTACTGGACCGCGTAATGCGCAGAATGGAAGCTACAGTGAACAAGTCACCGTTGCCGCATCAAAAAGCTTTAAGATGTCACGAGCGCGATACTCCGCCACCTAGGAGTTCCTGCTATTGCTGA